DNA sequence from the Oncorhynchus keta strain PuntledgeMale-10-30-2019 chromosome 1, Oket_V2, whole genome shotgun sequence genome:
ctactgtttatagcctcgctactgtttatagcctcgctactgtatatagcctagctactgttcatagccttgctactgtttatagcctcgctactgtatatagcctagctactgtatatagcctcactactgtatatagtctagctactgtttatagcctcgctactgtatatagcctcgctactgttcatagccttgttactgtatatagcctagctactgtatatagccttgctactgtttatagcctcgctactgtatatagcctagctactgttcatagcctcgctactgtttatagctcgctactgtatacagcctagctactgtatatagcctcgctactgtatatagcctcgcgactgtatatagcctagctactgtatatagcctcgctgctGTAAAAGCCTcgcgactgtatatagcctcgcgactgtatatagcctagctactgttcatagcctcgctactgtatatagcctcgctactgtatatagcctagctactgtatatagcctcgcgactgtatatagcctagctactgtatatagcctcgctgctgtatatagcctcgcgactgtatatagcctagctactgttcatagcctcgctactgtatatagcctcgctactgtatatagcctcgctactgtttatagcctcgctactgtatatagcctagctactgttcatagcctcgctactgtttatagcctcgctactgtatatagcctagctactgtatatagcctcgctactgtatatagcctcgcgactgtatatagcctagctactgtatatagcctcgctgctgtatatagcctcgcgactgtatatagcctcgcgactgtatatagcctagctactgttcatagcctcgctactgtatatagcctcgctactgtatatagcctagctactgtatatagcctcgcgactgtatatagcctagctactgtatatagcctcgctgctgtatatagcctcgcgactgtatatagcctcgcgactgtatatagcctagctactgttcatagcctcgctactgtatatagcctcgctactgtatatagcctcgctactgtttatagcctcgctactgtatatagcctagctactgttcatagcctctactgtttatagcctcgctactgtatatagcctagctactgtatatagcctcgctactgtatatagcctagctactgtatatagcctcgctactgtatatagcctagctactgtttatagcctcgctactgtttatagcctcgctactgtatatagcctctctactgtttatagcctcgctactgtatatagcctctctactgtatatagcctcgctactgtttatagcctccctactgtatatagccttgctactgtttttagcctcactactgtatatagcctagctactgttcatagcctagctactgtatatagcatagctactgtttatagcctcgctactgtatatagccccgctactgtttatagccccgctactgtttatagcctcgctactgtatatagcctcgctactgtatatagcctcactactgtatatagcctagttactgtttatagccctctactgtatatatcctctctactgtatatagcctcgcgactgtatatagcctggctactgtatatagccttgctactgtttatagcctcgctactgtatatagccccgctactgtttatagccccgctactgtttatagcctcgctactgtatatagcctcgctactgtatatagcctcactactgtatatagcctagctactgttcATAGCCTCGctgtcctgtatatagtctcgctactgtttatagcctcgctactgtatatagcctcgctactgtatatagcctagctactgtatatagcctcgctactgtatatagcctagctactgtttAAAGCatcgctactgtttatagcctcgctactgtatatagcctctctactgtatatagcctctctactgtatatgtcctgtctactgtatataacctctctactgtatatatcctctctactgtatatagcccctctactgtatatagcctctctactgtatatagcctctgtactgtatatagcctctttactgtatatagcctctgtactgtatatagcctctttactgtttatagcctcgctactgtatatagcctctctactgtatatagcctctctactgtatatgtcctgtctactgtatataacctctctactgtatataacctctctactgtatatatcctctctactgtatatagcccctctactgtatatagcctctctactgtatatagcctctgtactgtatatagcctctttactgtatatagcctctctactgtatatagcctctctactctatatagcctctctactgtatatagcctctctactgtatatagtctctctactgtatataacctctctactgtatatagcctctctactgtatatagcctctctactgtatatagcctcgctactgtgtttcactgtctttttactgttgttttatttctttacctacctattgttcacctaataccttttttgcactattggttagaacctgtaagtaagcatttcactgtgaggtcaacacctgttgtattcagcatttcactgtaaggtctactacacctgttgtattcggcgcacgtgacaagtaaactttgatttgattttttactacaggttggtggttgaagatatccctccagtggtgtgggagctgtgctttggcaaagtgggtggggttatatcctgcctgtttggccctgtccaggggtatcaacagatggggccacagtgtctcctgacccctcatgtctcagcctccagtatttatgctgcagtagtttatgtgtcggggggctagggtcagtctgttatatctggagtatttctcctgtcttatccggtgtcctgtgtgaatgtaagtatgcgttctctaattctctccttctctctttctttctctctctcggaggacctgagccctaggaccatgcctcaggagtacatgacgactccttgctgtccccagtccacctggccgtgctgctgctccagtttcaactgttctgcctgcggctatggaatcctgacctgttcaccggacgtgctacctgtcccagacctgctgttttcaactctctagagacagcaggagaggtagagatactctgaatgatcggctatgaaaagccaactgacatttactcctgaggtgctgacttgctgcaccctcgacaacgactgtgattattattatctaaccctgctggtcatctatgaacatttgaacatcttggccatgttctgttataatctccacccggcacagccagaagaggactgaccaccccacatagcctggttcctctctaggtttcttcctagggtttggcctttctagggagtttttcctagccaccgtgcttctacacctgcactgcttgctgtttggggttttataggctgggtttctgtacagcactttgagataagaagggctttataaatacatttgatttgattgattaacTTGTCTTGCCAATGTTACATGGGGATCagttacccctctctccccctctaccccctctcctctgtcaccctctccccctctctcccctctaccacctctcctctgtcacccaccccctctctccccctctaccacctctcctctgtcaccctctccccctctctcccccctctactacctctcctctgtcaccctctcccccctctctccccctctactacctctcctctgtcaccctctccccctctctcccacctctaccaccctcctctgtcactctcccctctctcccctctactacCTCTCCTCGGTcaccttttcccctctctccccctctactacctctcctctgtcaccctctccccctctctccccctctactacctctcctctgtcaccctctccccctctctcccctctactacctctcctctgtcaccctctccccctctctccccctctaccacctctcctctgtcaccctctccctctcccctccccctctaccctctcctctgtcaccctccccctctcccccctctccccctatctcccctctctcccctctaccacctatcctctgtcacccctctcccctctctccctctcccctctacccctctcctctgtcacccccccctctctcccctccccctctcccctatctcccctctctccccctctaccccctctcctctgtcaccctctccccttctttcctcccccctctctcccccctctcccccctctcctcttcctgatatGCCCTTAAGTCTGCTGTCATACTGTCAAACGAGCAAGAGCTGGTCTGCCTCCCATTGGCCCTGATAAAAGCAATACACTTACATAGGGacttgggtgccatttgggaggcagctTTGGTTTGGCTCCCTGCACAGTGCTAACCGCTCCCCTCAGATAGCTTTAGGACACGGAGAGAAACACAGTGATTTGGCCCACTTCGCTATGACACACAGGGCGTAGAGCGTGAGAATGATGTAAACATTTCTGTAAATGACTCTAGGAGCTAACTCAATCTGGTAGGAATTAGGACAGAGTCGACATAACAGTGTCCCGCGTGTTCTAATGTGTACGCGTTTGCTGGGTGGATCACAGGCAGGCATGGAATAGCTAGTAAATGTAGGAGTGATATAGCGAGTTTGGGTGCGTAAACAGCAggggttgagggagggaggaggaggaggaggaggggttgagggattgaggaggagggaggaggaggaggggagagtcaGGGTTGCGGTtgtttgtgtttggttgacaGGTGATGCTGCCAACTTGGCCATTGATGGAGTTTGGGTGGGGGACAGCAGTGtattaggagggagggagggagggagggagggagggagggagggagggagggagggagggaaggagggaggtgttAGTGGTTGGTTGACAGGTGACTGTGCCAACTTGGTTCTCACAACCATGAAATAACAAAGACAAGCTCAACTTTGACTAAATTCTGTCGATAATTCTTTGGATGCTGTAGCCCATATaaacagtagctaggctatatacagtagctaggctatatacagtagctaggctatatacagtagagaggctatatacagtagctaggctatatacagtagctaggctatatacagtagagaggctatatacagtagctaggctatatacagtagctaggctatatacagtagctaatataataataataatatatggcatttagcagacgcttttatccaaagcgacttacagtcatgtgtgcatacattctacgtattggtggtcccggggatcgaacccactaccctggcgttacaagcgccatgctctaccaactgagctacagaaggagctacagaaggaccacaggctaggctatatacagtagctaggctatatacagtagctaggctatatacagtggctAGGCTATATGCagtggctaggctatatacagtggctaggctatatacagtagctaggctatatacagtagagaggctatatacagtagctaggctatatacagtagctaggctatatacagtagctaggctatatacagtagctaggctatatacagtagctaggctatatacagtagctaggctatatacagtagctaggctatatacagtagctaggctatatacagtggctaggctatatacagtggctaggctatatagagtagctaggctatatacagtagagaggctatatacagtagctaggctatatacagtagctaggctatatacagtagctaggctataaacagtagctaggctatatacagtagctaggctatatacagtagctaggctatatacagtagctaggctataaacagtagctaggctatatacagtagctaggctataaacagtagctaggctatatacagtagctaggctatatacagtagctaggctatatacagtagctaggctatatacagtagctaggctataaacagtagctaggctatatacagtagctaggctatatacagtagctaggctatatacagtagctaggctatatacagtagctaggctatatacagtagctaggctatatacagtagctaggctataaacagtagctaggctatatacagtagctaggctgtatacagtagctaggctatatacagtagctaggctataaacagtagctaggctatatacagtagctaggctataaacagtagctaggctatatacagtagctaggctatatacagtagctaggctatatacagtagctaggctataaacagtagctaggctatatacagtagctaggctataaacagtagctaggctatatacagtagctaggctatatacagtagctaggctatatacagtagctaggctatatacagtagctaggctataaacagtagctaggctatatacagtagctaggctataaacagtagctaggctatatacagtagctaggctatatacagtagctaggctatatacagtagctaggctatatacagtagctaggctatatacagtagctaggctatatacagtagctaggctatatacagtagctaggctatatacagtagctaggctataaacagtagctaggctatatacagtagctaggctatatagTAACTTTGTTGTGTAACTTCTTATCCCTCTCTGTGCCATGGAGTTCACATGAGGTGGGAATTCCATTCAAACCCCGTTTTGTCAATTCATTCTCATTCTATGTTATGATTTTTGAACTTTTTGTTTTCTGTGAAAACATTCAGCAACTCATGATGCATCTGTTGATACAGCAGCTCATGATGCATCTGTTGATACAGCAACTCATGATGCATCTGTTGATAAAGCAGCTCATGATGCATCTGTTGATACAGCAGCTCATGATGCATCTGTTGATACAGCAACTCATGATGCATCTGTTGATAAAGCAACTCATGATGCATCTGTTGATAAAGCAACTCATGATGCATCTGTTGATAAAGCAACTCATGATGCATCTGTTGATACAGCAGCTCATGATGCATCTGTTGATAAAGCAACTCACGATGCATCTGTTGATACAGCAGCTCATGATGCATCTGTTGATAAAGCAACTCATGATGCATCTGTTGATAAAGCAACTCATGATGCATCTGTTGATAAAGCAACTCATGATGCATCTGTTGATAAAGCAACTCATGATGCATCTGTTGATACAGCAGCTCATGATGCATCTGTTGATAAAGCAACTCATGATGCATCTGTTGATAAAGCAACTCATGATGCATCTGTTGATACAGCAACTCATGCATCTGTTGATAAAGCAACTCATGATGCATCTGTTGATAAAGCAACTCATGATGCATCTGTTGATACAGCAGCTCATGATGCATCTGTTGATAAAGCAACTCATGATGCATCTGTTGATACAGCAACTCATGATGCATCTGTTGATACAGCAGCTCATGATGCATCTGTTGATAAAGCAACTCATGATGCATCTGTTGATAAAGCAACTCATGATGCATCTGATACAGCAACTCATGATGCATCTGTTGATAAAGCAACTCATGATGCATCTGTTGATAAAGCAACTCATGATGCATCTGTTGATAAAGCAACTCATGATGCATCTGTTGATAAAGCAACTCATGATGCATCTGTTGATAAAGCAACTCATGATGCATCTGTTGATACAGCAGCTCATGATGCATCTGTTGGCAGCTCATGATGCATCTGTTGATAAAGCAACTCATGATGCATCTGTTGATACAGCAACTCATGATGCATCTGTTGATAAAGCAACTCATGATGCATCTGTTGATAAAGCAACTCATGATGCATCTGTTGATAAAGCAACTCATGATGCATCTGTTGATACAGCAGCTCATGATGCATCTGTTGATAAAGCAACTCATGATGCATCTGTTGATAAAGCAACTCATGATGCATCTGTTGATACAGCAGCTCATGATGCATCTGTTGATAAAGCAACTCATGATGCATCTGTTGATAAAGCAACTCATGATGCATCTGTTGATAAAGCAACTCATGATGCATCTGTTGATAAAGCAACTCATGATGCATCTGTTGATACAGCAACTCATGATGCATCTGTTGATAAAGCAGCTCATGATGCATCTGTTGATAAAGCAGCTCATGATGCATCTGTTGATACAGCAACTCATGATGCATCTGTTGATAAAGCAGCTCATGATGCATCTGTTGATACAGCAGCTCATGATGCATCTGTTGATAAAGCAACTCATGATGCATCTGTTGATAAAGCAACTCATGATGCATCTGTTGATAAAGCAACTCATGATGCATCTGTTGATAAAGCAGCTCATGATGCATCTGTTGATACAGCAGCTCATGATGCATCTGTTGATACAGCAGCTCATGATGCATCTGTTGATACAGCAGCTCATGATGCATCTGTTGATACAGCAGCTCATGATGCATCTGTTGATACAGCAACTCATGATGCATCTGTTGATACAGCAGCTCATGATGCATCTGTTGATACAGCAACTCATGATGCATCTGTTGATAAAGCAACTCATGATGCATCTGTTGATACAGCAGCTCATGATGCATCTGTTGATAAAGCAGCTCATGATGCATCTGTTGATACAGCAGCTCATGATGCATCTGTTGATAAAGCAACTCATGATGCATCTGTTGATAAAGCAGCTCATGATGCATCTGTTGATACAGCAGCTCATGATGCATCTGTTGATACAGCAGCTCATGATGCATCTGTTGATAAAGCAACTCATGATGCATCTGTTGATACAGCAGCTCATGATGCATCTGTTGATACAGCAACTCATGATGCATCTGTTGATAAAGCAACTCATGATGCATCTGTTGATAAAGCAGCTCATGATGCATCTGTTGATAAAGCAGCTCATGATGCATCTGTTGATAAAGCAACTCATGATGCATCTGTTGATAAAGCAGCTCATGATGCATCTGTTGATACAGCAGCTCATGATGCATCTGTTGATACAGCAGCTCATGATGCATCTGTTGATACAGCAGCTCATGATGCATCTGTTGATACAGCAACTCATGATGCATCTGTTGATACAGCAGCTCATGATGCATCTGTTGATACAGCAGCTCATGATGCATCTGTTGATACAGCAGCTCATGATGCATCTGTTGATAAAGCAGCTCATGATGCATCTGTTGATACAGCAGCTCATGATGCATCTGTTGATACAGCAACTCATGATGCATCTGTTGATACAGCAGCTCATGATGCATCTGTTGATACGAGGGAAGAGAATAGTGTTTGTTACTGTGTGTAGGTACAGTACAATCTGTTTGGGTTAACAATAGAGCTAGTGTGATTGTTGCTCATGGTAATATGAGTAAATCAGTTGGATAACAACTCTCGCCCCCACACTGACCCCCCTCCCCCGTGCCCCATCTCCCTCCCAGACATGTGCCTCTCGACAGGGTCGTTAGCAGACCCTTGTGAGGGCCCTGTGGTGCCAGGCAGCCTCGCTACAGAGCACCTTCACCCAGCTCAGGACCTCCTCTGACAGGTGATCGTGACTGTTCAGACCTCCTCAAAACTCCACCCATACCCCATCCAGGAACCTGATAACTACCTATCAAAACCCTTCCAGGAACCTGATAACTACCTATCAAAACCCTTCCAGGGACCTGATAACTACCTATCAAAACCCTTCCAGGGACCTGATAACTACCTATCAAAACCCTTCCAGGGACCTGATAACTACCTATCAAAACCCTTCCAGGGACCTGATAACTACCTATCAAAACCCTTCCAGGGACCTGATAACTACCTATCAAAACCCTTCCAGGGACCTGATAACTACCTATCAAAACCCTTCCAGGGACCTGATAACTACCTATCAAAACCCTTCCAGGGACCTGATAACTACCTATCAAAACCCTTCCAGGGACCTGATAACTACCTATCAAAACCCTTCCAGGGACCTGATAACCACCTATCAAAACCCTTCCAGGGACCTGATAACTACCTATCAAAACCCTTCCAGGGACCTGATAACTACCTATCAAAACCCTTCCAGGGACCTGATAACTACCTATCAAAACCCTTCCAGGGACCTGATAACTACCTATCAAAACCCTTCCATGAACCTTGACAGAAACCCCTCCCAGGCCCCTCCTGAATACCCTTCATTCCAGCCTTTTTCTACACACCCACTCCAACAACCCCATACATTACCCTCACCAGAAACTTTGGAGGAACCATCCAGGAACCCTAGGATCAAATAAGcacccagtggtggaaatagtacccgattgtcatacttgagtaaaagtaaatagaaaatgactcaagtaagaGTGTCACGCCTCCTCCCGCTCCCCAGgagctcgagggcgccaggctccccagcatacAAAGTTgtagagaagtacagatcagagtTGGGTTATTAAAAAACATCcggaactttgaacatcccacggagcaccactaaatccattattaaaaaatgtaaagaatatggcatcacatcaaacctgccaagagagggccagcCACCAAAACTCatagaccaggcaaggagggcattaattagagaggcaacaaagacaccaaagataaccctgaaggagctgcaaagctccacagcggagattggagtatctgtccataggaccactctccacagagctgggctttacggaagagtggccagaagaaagccattgcttaatgaaaaaaataagcaaacacgtttggtgtttgccaaaaggcatgtgggagactccctaaAAATATGAAAGAAGGTActttggtcagatgagacaaaaatgtagctttttggccatcaaggaaaacactatgtctggctcAAACCAACCACCTCTCAACCCCCCGAGAGGACCATCCCCACAattaagcatggtggtgacagcatcatcctgtggggatgtttttcattggcagggactgggaaactggtcagatttaaaggaatgatggatggcactaaatacaggaaAATTCCTAAGGGAaaactgtttcagtcttccagagatttgagactgggacggaggttcaccttccagcaggaaaatgaccctaagcatactgctaaagcaacactcaagtggtttaaggggaaacattaaaatgtattggaatggcctagtcaaagcccagacctcaatccaattgtgaatctgtggtatgacttaaagactgCTGTACGCcggcggaacccatccaacttgaaggagctggagcagttttgccttgaagaatgggcagatATCCAGTGACTAGATGAGTGTAAATCACATGATACAaaccaccccccccaaaaaaaaatctattttatttcAAACAAAATAAGGAACATGCcatgggggtgaatactttcgcaagccactgtatgtctGTCCCACTCTGTTCCCTGCTTCGGCATTAATTGTTGTTTGTCTTTGTttacccgtgtgctgacgctgttcctgttctgttacctgtctgtccTTGATTAAAttttgactccccgtacctggtTCTCATCTCCGACGTCGGTCCTTacaaaaagtgaaagtcacccagtaaaatactagttgagtaaaagtatttggttttaaatataagtatcaaaagtaaatgtaattactcaaatatatttaagtattaaaagtaaaagtgtaaataatttcaaatacatATAATACAAATAGACTTgcagcaaaccagacggcaccattttcctCTTTTTTATTGACAGATGGCCAGGGATAGCCAGGGATGGCCAGGGATAGCCAGAGATAGCCAGGGATAGCCAGAGATAGCCAGAGATAGCCAGGGATAGCCCTCCAACAGGCATTTGCAAACAAAGCACTTGTGTTTAATGattccaccagatcagaggcagtagagatggaccagggatgttctcttgataagtgcatgaattttacacttttcctgtcctgctagccattcaaaatgtaaaaagtacttttggatgtcagTTAACATGTATGATGGAGTAAAATGTACATTTTCTTTCGTAATGAAGTAAA
Encoded proteins:
- the LOC127931746 gene encoding histidine-rich glycoprotein-like; translated protein: MSCQQMHHELLYQQMHHELLYQQMHHELLYQQMHHELLYQQMHHELLYQQMHHELLYQQMHHELLYQMHHELLYQQMHHELLYQQMHHELLYQQMHHELLYQQMHHELLYQQMHHELLYQQMHHELLYQQMHHELLYQQMHELLYQQMHHELLYQQMHHELLYQQMHHELLYQQMHHELLYQQMHHELLYQQMHHELLYQQMHHELLYQQMHHELLYQQMHRELLYQQMHHELLYQQMHHELLYQQMHHELLYQQMHHELLYQQMHHELLYQQMHHELLYQQMHHELLYQQMHHELLYQQMHHELLYQQMHHELLNVFTENKKFKNHNIE